The Parambassis ranga chromosome 1, fParRan2.1, whole genome shotgun sequence genome includes a region encoding these proteins:
- the psmb3 gene encoding proteasome subunit beta type-3 — MSIMSYNGGAVMAMRGKNCVAIAADRRFGIQAQMVTTDFQKVFAMGERLYIGLAGLATDVQTVAQRLKFRLNLYELKEGRQIKPKTFMSMVSNLLYERRFGPYYIEPVIAGLDPKTLEPFICSLDLIGCPMVTEDFVVSGTCSEQMYGMCESLWEPDMEPDDLFETISQAMLNAVDRDAVSGMGVVVHVIEKDKITTRTLKARMD; from the exons TCTATTATGTCCTATAATGGAGGGGCTGTCATGGCCATGCGGGGAAAGAACTGTGTGGCGATTGCAGCGGACCGGAGGTTTGGCATTCAGGCTCAGATGGTCACTACAGACTTCCAGAAGGTCTTCGCCATGGGAGAGAGGCTGTACATTGGGCTGGCTGGGCTGGCTACTGATGTTcagacagt TGCCCAGAGGCTTAAATTCAGATTGAACCTGTACGAGTTGAAGGAGGGTCGCCAGATCAAACCAAAAACCTTCATGAGCATGGTGTCCAACCTGCTGTATGAGAGGAG GTTCGGGCCATACTACATTGAGCCTGTGATCGCTGGACTTGATCCCAAAACTCTTGAACCGTTCATCTGCTCCTTGGATTTAATTGGCTGCCCCATGGTGACGGAAGACTTTGTTGTGAGCGGCACCTGCTCGGAGCAGATGTATGGCATGTGTGAATCTTTGTGGGAGCCAGATATG GAACCAGACGACCTGTTTGAGACCATCTCCCAGGCCATGCTGAACGCAGTAGATAGGGATGCAGTATCTGGTATGGGAGTCGTCGTACATGTCAT cgAGAAAGACAAGATCACCACACGAACCCTGAAGGCCAGGATGGACTAG